One window of the Lysobacter sp. S4-A87 genome contains the following:
- the sugE gene encoding quaternary ammonium compound efflux SMR transporter SugE — MPWIILVLAGLFEVGWAIGLKYTDGFSKLWPTVGTVAAMAISLGLLGIAMKSLPVGTAYAIWVGVGAVGTVILGIVLFNEPMNALRMISVGLIIAGLVGLKLASP, encoded by the coding sequence ATGCCCTGGATCATTCTCGTACTCGCCGGCCTGTTCGAAGTGGGCTGGGCGATCGGCCTCAAGTACACCGACGGTTTCAGCAAGCTGTGGCCCACGGTCGGCACGGTGGCGGCCATGGCGATCAGCCTGGGCCTGCTCGGTATCGCGATGAAGTCGCTGCCGGTCGGCACCGCTTATGCGATCTGGGTCGGTGTCGGCGCGGTCGGTACCGTGATACTCGGCATCGTGTTGTTCAACGAGCCGATGAACGCGCTGCGAATGATCAGCGTCGGCCTGATCATTGCCGGACTGGTCGGGTTGAAGCTGGCCTCGCCCTGA
- the rlmB gene encoding 23S rRNA (guanosine(2251)-2'-O)-methyltransferase RlmB, protein MSQKQWIAGINAVAAALEHDAEHVREVLIEAGAKNPRIVEIEANARRMDIDVRRVATQALDGVVGNLRHQGVVARYAAAKTWNENELEALVEAAEGRALLLILDGVQDPHNLGACLRSAAAAGVTAVIIPKDKSVQVNATVRKTSAGAADSVAVIPVTNLARTMRDLQKLGVWLYGLAGEADTSLYSLDLSGNVGLVLGGEADGLRRLTRENCDQLVKIPMPGAGSLGVESLNVSVAAGVTLFEVVRQRGASK, encoded by the coding sequence ATGAGTCAGAAGCAGTGGATTGCCGGCATCAACGCGGTCGCAGCCGCGCTCGAGCACGATGCCGAGCACGTCCGTGAAGTGCTGATCGAAGCCGGCGCCAAGAACCCGCGCATCGTCGAGATCGAAGCCAACGCCCGGCGCATGGACATCGACGTGCGTCGCGTCGCCACCCAGGCGCTCGATGGCGTCGTCGGCAACCTGCGCCACCAGGGCGTGGTCGCGCGTTATGCCGCGGCCAAGACCTGGAACGAGAACGAGCTTGAAGCGCTGGTCGAAGCCGCCGAGGGCCGCGCGCTGCTGCTGATCCTCGACGGCGTGCAGGACCCGCACAACCTCGGCGCCTGCCTGCGCAGCGCCGCGGCAGCGGGTGTCACCGCGGTGATCATCCCCAAGGACAAGTCGGTGCAGGTCAACGCGACCGTGCGCAAGACTTCCGCCGGTGCCGCCGACAGCGTCGCGGTGATCCCGGTGACCAACCTGGCCCGCACCATGCGCGACCTGCAGAAGCTCGGCGTGTGGTTGTACGGCCTGGCGGGCGAGGCGGACACCTCGCTGTACTCGCTGGACCTGAGCGGCAACGTCGGCCTGGTGCTTGGCGGCGAAGCAGACGGCCTGCGCCGCCTCACCCGCGAGAACTGCGACCAGCTGGTGAAGATCCCGATGCCGGGCGCCGGTTCGCTGGGCGTCGAGAGCCTGAACGTCTCCGTGGCCGCGGGCGTGACGCTGTTCGAAGTAGTTCGCCAGCGCGGCGCCTCAAAGTAA